From the genome of Sphingobacterium kitahiroshimense, one region includes:
- a CDS encoding SusC/RagA family TonB-linked outer membrane protein, protein MFNKQNQFRKSVLFFALFATGLSYAQAQQDQVKGATQDENGKFLSGVSVKALNRESGKTFTTSSSEKGLFSFHNLPEGGPYQFIFSSVGYQPDTLSGYSVQPGRPLALSVKLIPMSTTLDEVVIGYGRIARKDLTSSITTVKAEDMNVGVMTSPAQMLQGKVPGLTISTNNSNPNATPSVSLRGASTLRSGEAMEPYYVIDGVPGASLALVAPDDIQSIDVLRDASATAIYGSKAANGVIIVTTKRGKAGQASISYNGYLAIDKIAKRYEMMNGEQYRNYIAANKFAMEPTDDLGADTDWQREVERKGISNNHNVSLIGGTETTQYSASLNTFKNNGIIKGTDLGRQIARGFVQTSALDKRLTASFNINTSITKQNDVLALGDGLSVYDAMYYYLPVSPVRTESGAWFEKTDRSQYVNPLSLIEENTNYTKTKMIQGHAKLGYKILPSLTYNIDLSLQNRQYNNAQYYSSLSMAARNQNGKSIRAAVEDERKIMEMNLSFDRTFGNVHKFSALAGYSWEENNNDDGFQLTTSDYYDDGLSYYNPGMANVVDILGFGNYYLSTLRMISVYGRVNYAYNNKYLFQATVRRDGSSAFGANNRWATFPSISGAWRLSEEPFIRDMNFFDDLKLRAGYGVSGNSLGFDVFTARQVYGATSSFYTDAFGNDLRTLAALRNSNPNLRWERTGMLNLGIDFAFLKNRLSGTLEYYDKNTTDLIYDYAVSTTKYLYRSLTANVGEINNKGIELTLNAVPVKTTHFSWNTGIVASHNKNVVTRITNQEFSTDYVDLADLGGAGQSNAFQQRLQEGAPIGQFYTWEWAGYNDAGISTFYVRDAQTKERTGETTITPTNKDRAVTGSAQPKLTLGWNNTVTYKNFALTGMFQGVFGHKVMNATRARHSNVVGNAGQKNLLASVIDTEKATDINAHYLSDRYLESGNYLRLANLGLSYNIRNIGGQLKNVKLYASMNNVFVLTNYKGVDPEVDLGGLTPGVDNRQTYPRTRTILFGLNFNL, encoded by the coding sequence ATGTTTAACAAACAGAACCAATTCAGAAAAAGCGTGTTATTCTTTGCACTATTTGCGACGGGGCTATCCTACGCACAGGCGCAACAGGATCAAGTAAAAGGAGCAACACAAGATGAAAATGGAAAGTTTTTATCTGGCGTCAGCGTTAAAGCCCTAAATCGGGAATCGGGGAAAACATTCACGACGAGCTCTTCCGAAAAAGGACTTTTCTCTTTTCACAACCTGCCAGAAGGAGGTCCTTATCAGTTTATATTTTCTTCGGTAGGTTATCAGCCAGATACGCTCTCGGGCTACAGTGTGCAACCCGGAAGGCCATTAGCCTTAAGCGTCAAACTTATTCCCATGTCCACAACACTCGATGAAGTCGTTATCGGATATGGACGTATCGCTCGAAAAGACCTCACCAGTTCCATCACAACAGTCAAAGCTGAAGACATGAATGTCGGTGTTATGACCTCCCCTGCTCAGATGCTTCAGGGAAAGGTCCCGGGCCTGACCATATCAACTAACAACAGTAATCCTAATGCAACCCCATCCGTCAGTCTAAGAGGTGCTTCTACTTTGAGAAGTGGCGAAGCGATGGAACCCTACTATGTGATCGATGGCGTACCCGGAGCATCACTCGCACTAGTAGCACCAGACGATATCCAATCGATCGATGTGTTACGCGATGCATCAGCAACAGCGATATACGGTTCAAAAGCCGCAAACGGGGTCATTATCGTTACAACGAAACGCGGTAAAGCAGGACAGGCAAGCATTAGCTACAACGGTTATTTAGCGATAGACAAAATCGCAAAACGCTATGAAATGATGAACGGTGAACAGTACCGAAATTATATTGCGGCTAACAAATTCGCGATGGAACCGACCGATGATTTAGGAGCAGATACCGATTGGCAACGAGAGGTAGAACGAAAGGGTATTTCCAATAATCACAATGTCTCTTTGATCGGTGGAACCGAAACAACACAATACAGTGCCAGTCTCAATACGTTTAAAAACAACGGTATTATCAAAGGAACAGACCTGGGCCGTCAGATCGCACGCGGATTTGTACAAACAAGCGCGCTGGATAAACGGCTTACGGCTTCTTTTAATATCAATACCAGTATTACCAAACAAAATGATGTCCTTGCCCTTGGCGATGGTTTAAGTGTATACGACGCGATGTATTACTACTTGCCAGTATCCCCTGTCCGGACAGAATCTGGCGCTTGGTTTGAAAAAACAGACCGTTCGCAATATGTGAATCCGCTATCATTAATAGAGGAGAATACCAATTATACCAAAACCAAAATGATACAGGGACATGCCAAACTTGGATATAAAATATTACCGAGCCTAACCTACAACATCGACCTGTCCCTGCAAAACCGCCAGTATAACAACGCACAGTACTACTCGAGTTTATCCATGGCAGCACGTAATCAAAATGGAAAATCGATCCGTGCAGCAGTAGAAGACGAAAGAAAGATCATGGAAATGAATCTAAGCTTCGATCGAACATTTGGAAATGTCCATAAGTTTTCAGCTCTTGCCGGTTATTCGTGGGAAGAAAACAATAATGACGATGGGTTTCAACTGACAACTTCAGACTATTACGATGATGGTTTAAGTTATTATAATCCCGGCATGGCCAATGTTGTCGATATTTTGGGATTTGGCAATTATTACCTTTCAACATTGCGTATGATCTCTGTTTACGGACGTGTAAATTATGCTTACAACAATAAATATCTTTTTCAGGCGACAGTAAGGCGTGATGGATCTTCGGCATTTGGTGCAAACAACCGATGGGCCACCTTCCCTTCTATTTCAGGAGCATGGAGACTATCGGAAGAACCATTTATTCGCGATATGAATTTCTTTGATGATCTAAAACTGCGTGCCGGATATGGCGTCAGTGGCAATTCATTAGGTTTCGATGTGTTTACCGCTAGACAGGTCTATGGTGCCACCTCGAGTTTCTACACCGATGCTTTCGGAAACGATCTCCGTACACTTGCTGCACTTCGTAATTCAAATCCCAATCTACGCTGGGAACGCACAGGGATGCTTAATCTGGGTATCGACTTCGCATTCCTGAAAAATAGATTAAGCGGAACCTTGGAATATTACGATAAAAATACCACCGATCTTATCTACGACTATGCCGTGTCCACAACCAAATATCTGTACCGCTCACTAACAGCCAATGTCGGTGAGATCAACAACAAAGGAATTGAACTGACCCTAAATGCTGTCCCCGTAAAAACGACACATTTCAGCTGGAACACAGGGATTGTGGCCTCGCACAATAAAAATGTGGTCACCCGAATTACGAATCAGGAATTTTCGACCGACTACGTGGATTTAGCAGACTTGGGTGGCGCCGGTCAAAGTAATGCTTTTCAGCAACGCCTACAAGAAGGTGCGCCTATTGGTCAGTTTTATACCTGGGAATGGGCAGGTTATAATGATGCCGGTATCTCGACTTTTTATGTACGCGATGCGCAAACGAAGGAACGTACAGGTGAAACCACCATTACCCCGACCAATAAAGACCGTGCCGTAACGGGAAGCGCACAGCCAAAACTGACTTTAGGCTGGAACAATACCGTAACCTACAAAAACTTCGCTTTAACCGGTATGTTCCAGGGTGTATTTGGACATAAGGTCATGAATGCGACCCGCGCCCGACACTCCAATGTCGTAGGCAATGCCGGACAGAAAAATCTATTGGCCAGTGTAATCGACACGGAGAAAGCAACAGATATCAACGCACATTATTTATCAGACCGTTACTTGGAAAGTGGGAATTATCTGCGTTTAGCCAATTTGGGCCTTTCTTACAACATCCGCAATATCGGTGGTCAGTTGAAAAATGTAAAGCTATACGCTTCGATGAACAATGTCTTTGTGCTCACGAATTACAAGGGAGTAGACCCCGAGGTAGATCTTGGTGGACTTACACCTGGTGTTGACAACAGGCAGACTTATCCACGTACCCGTACCATTTTATTCGGTCTAAACTTCAACCTATAA
- a CDS encoding purple acid phosphatase family protein: MKRREFVKSTLGTAVASGLSAGPLATLAIGANRRIESEDINSRSSLKDEYELHFLAIGDWGRNGADHQVQVAQQMGKWATEHPNDFIISTGDNFYPSGVVSEHDPLWHYSFENIYTDFALQWDWYPILGNHDYKSDPDAQVRYSNISRRWKMPARYYSKTFKIKDNDEVLIAFIDTNPLIPEFYQNSEYGPHVAGQQPEKQLQWLDHLLQSSKAKWKIVVGHHPLYTAGPRTENYDTLAVRKVLKPLLEKHRIPLYLSGHEHSMQHLKVQDNCFHQFISGSGSEVTPVKKGLSYSQFEASTYGFMYFALNQQQLQAQCIDHEGKMIYSTIIPLTP; the protein is encoded by the coding sequence ATGAAAAGAAGAGAATTTGTAAAAAGTACATTAGGAACAGCTGTGGCTTCGGGGCTTTCTGCCGGACCTTTAGCGACTTTAGCCATTGGCGCAAATCGAAGAATAGAAAGTGAAGATATCAACAGCCGATCTTCACTAAAGGACGAGTACGAGCTGCATTTTTTAGCGATCGGTGACTGGGGGCGTAATGGTGCCGATCATCAAGTCCAGGTGGCACAGCAGATGGGGAAATGGGCGACCGAGCATCCAAATGATTTTATTATCTCAACAGGTGATAATTTTTACCCATCAGGAGTTGTCAGCGAACACGACCCCTTATGGCATTATTCATTTGAAAATATTTACACCGATTTCGCCTTACAGTGGGACTGGTATCCCATATTGGGCAACCATGATTACAAATCCGATCCCGATGCCCAAGTACGCTATAGCAACATCAGCCGTCGATGGAAGATGCCAGCACGCTATTACAGCAAAACATTTAAAATTAAGGATAACGATGAAGTCCTGATCGCTTTTATAGATACAAATCCCTTAATACCAGAATTCTATCAGAATAGCGAATATGGGCCACATGTCGCGGGGCAGCAACCAGAAAAACAACTGCAGTGGTTAGACCATCTACTTCAATCTTCTAAAGCAAAATGGAAGATCGTCGTTGGTCATCATCCGCTCTATACAGCAGGCCCCCGCACAGAAAATTATGACACATTAGCCGTGAGAAAGGTCTTGAAACCCCTGTTAGAAAAACATCGTATTCCGTTGTATTTGTCTGGACATGAACATTCCATGCAACACTTAAAAGTACAGGACAATTGTTTTCATCAGTTCATCTCCGGAAGCGGATCTGAAGTAACCCCTGTCAAAAAAGGTTTAAGTTATAGCCAGTTTGAAGCTTCAACTTATGGGTTCATGTACTTCGCTCTAAATCAACAACAATTACAGGCGCAGTGCATCGATCACGAAGGAAAGATGATCTACAGTACCATTATACCCTTAACCCCATAG
- a CDS encoding ExbD/TolR family protein: protein MMPRIKIKRVAPSVDMTAMSDVTFLLLNFFVMTAVFKAPEPVPVDTPSSVSTEKMPDENFAMITINKEGTCLLSIAERDVKEKTLEVMANKYNVAFSPEEKEKFVVMGTVGVPVRQLKQFLALSPEKHMDKTYHTGILVDSTTNLSNELYNWISSVRTVHYQLHEQQLKILIKADASTKFPEVNKVIETLRDQKVNKFSFITDLKNL from the coding sequence ATGATGCCAAGAATTAAAATTAAAAGAGTTGCACCTAGTGTGGATATGACGGCAATGTCTGATGTGACATTCCTATTGCTCAATTTCTTTGTAATGACCGCTGTATTTAAAGCTCCAGAACCTGTTCCAGTAGACACTCCATCTTCTGTCAGTACTGAAAAAATGCCGGATGAAAACTTTGCTATGATAACCATCAATAAAGAGGGCACTTGTCTGTTGTCCATTGCTGAAAGAGATGTCAAAGAAAAGACATTAGAAGTTATGGCTAATAAATATAATGTAGCATTTAGTCCAGAAGAAAAGGAAAAATTTGTTGTCATGGGTACTGTGGGTGTTCCCGTAAGACAGCTTAAACAGTTTCTTGCCCTTTCTCCAGAGAAACACATGGACAAAACATATCATACCGGTATCCTAGTGGATTCAACAACTAATCTTTCTAATGAGCTGTACAACTGGATCTCAAGCGTGCGCACAGTACACTATCAGTTACATGAGCAACAGTTGAAGATATTAATTAAAGCTGATGCGAGTACAAAGTTTCCTGAAGTAAATAAGGTGATCGAGACATTACGCGATCAAAAAGTCAATAAATTCAGTTTCATAACAGACCTTAAGAATTTATAA
- a CDS encoding alpha-L-fucosidase has product MIKILKISVGFSFALLTYICHQSNAQTKVSSATAVLPIPQIPPTGPVDSLPMGDWKSFEEVKLDIPIFPGPFKPTWESIEANYPGDPDWLREAKFGIWVHFGPQASGESGDWYARKLYTPGTPAYKNHLKNYGHPSEFGYKEILNKWNPTKLDPAKLAKIYKDAGARFLMIQGVHHDNYDLWNSRYQPWNSVNIGPKRDLIGEWAKACHENNIRYGVTFHHEYTWWWWQTAFGSDTTGAKKGLPYDGNLTATDGKGKWWEKYDPRLLYGIDLREYKGVAEKSHTPWSPPSPGIFSRHLEYANWYAKQWALRMMDVVEKYDPDFIYTDGTVQGPFTGNGTGTGYKADAMQHVIADYYNRTLKRHGKVNTFSIVKFRDKTNGTVTTEEFAIPEKIKTDQPWIAEAPVGDWYYAPNFTYDSGMMIRYVIEAIARDGNAALCVSLLPDGSLDEGSLKMLKEVGIWMRRNGEAVYGSRAWKIPGEGEQANGKLKMLPGGGLGRRHAEFKFNTTDFRFTVGKNGSLYAFCMNLPEAGSELKIKSLGSNANLLEKTIKKVSMLGYEGELKWKQVADGLVVTCPSQMDYATAVVFRVE; this is encoded by the coding sequence ATGATAAAAATTTTAAAGATAAGTGTTGGTTTTTCTTTCGCTCTTCTAACCTACATTTGTCATCAATCAAATGCACAAACTAAAGTTAGCTCAGCAACAGCAGTACTTCCTATACCTCAAATACCTCCAACAGGACCGGTAGATAGTTTGCCTATGGGAGATTGGAAGTCTTTCGAAGAAGTTAAACTCGATATTCCTATTTTCCCAGGTCCATTCAAACCAACATGGGAATCGATAGAGGCTAATTATCCTGGAGATCCTGATTGGCTCAGGGAAGCGAAGTTTGGTATATGGGTTCACTTTGGCCCTCAAGCATCGGGAGAAAGTGGTGATTGGTATGCGAGAAAGCTATATACACCTGGTACGCCTGCATATAAAAATCACCTTAAAAATTATGGTCACCCTTCCGAATTTGGTTATAAGGAAATACTTAACAAATGGAATCCCACCAAACTTGATCCTGCTAAACTTGCTAAAATATATAAGGATGCCGGAGCAAGATTCTTAATGATCCAAGGCGTACACCATGATAATTATGACTTGTGGAACTCACGCTATCAACCATGGAATTCAGTTAACATAGGACCTAAACGTGATTTAATTGGCGAGTGGGCGAAAGCTTGCCACGAGAATAACATTCGTTACGGAGTAACCTTTCATCATGAATACACCTGGTGGTGGTGGCAAACAGCTTTTGGAAGCGATACCACAGGGGCTAAGAAAGGATTACCTTATGATGGCAATCTTACTGCTACTGATGGAAAGGGTAAGTGGTGGGAAAAATATGACCCTCGCCTACTCTATGGCATAGATCTGCGCGAATATAAAGGAGTTGCTGAAAAATCTCACACACCGTGGTCACCACCATCACCAGGAATTTTTAGTAGACACCTGGAATATGCGAATTGGTATGCCAAGCAATGGGCATTGCGTATGATGGATGTGGTGGAAAAATATGACCCGGATTTTATATATACAGATGGTACTGTTCAAGGACCTTTCACTGGTAACGGGACAGGTACGGGTTATAAAGCAGATGCGATGCAGCATGTGATCGCTGATTATTACAATAGGACACTAAAGAGACACGGAAAGGTCAATACTTTTAGTATTGTGAAATTTCGGGATAAAACAAATGGTACGGTTACAACCGAGGAATTTGCTATTCCTGAAAAAATTAAAACAGACCAGCCTTGGATAGCGGAAGCGCCGGTTGGAGACTGGTATTATGCACCTAATTTTACTTATGACTCCGGAATGATGATCCGATATGTGATAGAGGCTATTGCTCGGGATGGTAATGCTGCTCTCTGTGTTTCACTACTACCAGATGGATCATTGGATGAGGGTAGTTTAAAGATGCTCAAAGAGGTAGGAATATGGATGCGACGTAACGGGGAGGCGGTTTATGGAAGCAGAGCATGGAAAATTCCTGGTGAAGGAGAACAAGCAAACGGGAAATTGAAAATGCTCCCGGGTGGCGGACTTGGTCGCAGACATGCAGAATTTAAGTTTAACACAACGGACTTTAGATTTACCGTAGGAAAAAACGGATCGCTTTATGCTTTTTGTATGAACCTGCCGGAAGCTGGATCTGAATTGAAAATAAAATCACTTGGTAGTAACGCAAACTTATTGGAAAAAACAATTAAAAAAGTGAGCATGCTCGGATACGAAGGTGAGTTGAAATGGAAGCAGGTGGCCGATGGATTGGTCGTGACTTGTCCTTCCCAGATGGATTATGCAACCGCAGTTGTGTTTAGAGTTGAGTAA
- a CDS encoding RagB/SusD family nutrient uptake outer membrane protein → MKSKQYIRLFTLTTFAATLVACTDLDVDIKSQYTEFPTTDKAAEAISADVYAAYRSALGYNHWMTQTLSSDEAVSLALGTDYYDGGRFRELHVHNWTPDNAILPDVWNAAMSGINLSNNVLAIFGDNESDKAAPMRAMRAYFYFILMDNFGGAPLITGKIDQIPDRSSRAEIANFISSELLAVRDRLPKEVSPATYGKATRYMADALLAKLYLNWSVYTATDVASYTPNMPNEKLAQVVAMCDDIITSGQFNLSSHKFMEKFRPDNGPQVKDFIFAMPFDREKQQGMTYARFWIHRSGQNQFAKLPQSVGGTFRVLPTFLAKFNLQGDDRNAAYMGGLQYYWSDYAPDLNRPLLIKTSKKGIDQDYTGSDANVTFDWHMETTKDIKLRPDGGPTLNAGNDQKGRSMGYRSVKFYMDVNVTAANNRNQSNDVPIFRYADILLMKAEAILRGAAPTNGETPMSLMNQIRTYVNAPALTAQPTLAAILDERAREFSDESWRRNDLIRYGKFEEDWGFKSLYSAGLSERFRRIFPIPRPIMEVNTKWKQNSGY, encoded by the coding sequence ATGAAATCAAAACAATATATCCGCCTATTTACCTTAACTACATTTGCGGCAACATTAGTTGCTTGCACCGATCTTGATGTGGATATCAAATCACAGTACACTGAATTTCCAACCACGGATAAAGCGGCTGAGGCCATTTCAGCTGACGTTTATGCCGCATACCGAAGTGCACTGGGCTACAACCATTGGATGACACAAACTTTATCATCAGACGAAGCAGTCAGTCTTGCATTGGGCACAGATTACTATGACGGCGGTAGATTCCGCGAACTTCATGTTCACAACTGGACTCCCGACAACGCCATTCTTCCAGATGTTTGGAATGCCGCCATGTCAGGCATCAATCTATCCAATAATGTATTGGCTATTTTTGGAGATAATGAAAGCGATAAGGCTGCGCCTATGCGCGCCATGAGAGCTTATTTTTACTTTATCCTGATGGATAATTTTGGAGGAGCACCACTGATCACAGGAAAGATTGACCAGATTCCGGATCGCTCCTCAAGAGCCGAAATCGCCAACTTCATCTCCAGCGAATTACTAGCCGTCAGAGATCGTTTACCCAAAGAAGTTTCTCCCGCCACATATGGCAAAGCAACGCGTTATATGGCCGATGCGCTACTCGCTAAACTATACCTCAATTGGTCGGTTTATACCGCTACCGATGTAGCTTCCTACACCCCCAATATGCCCAATGAAAAACTAGCACAAGTCGTTGCAATGTGTGATGATATTATTACTTCAGGTCAATTTAACCTGAGCAGCCACAAGTTCATGGAAAAATTCCGCCCCGACAATGGTCCTCAGGTCAAAGATTTCATCTTTGCCATGCCTTTCGACCGCGAAAAACAGCAAGGCATGACATATGCACGTTTTTGGATACACCGCAGCGGACAAAATCAATTTGCCAAACTGCCACAAAGTGTAGGCGGCACATTTCGGGTATTACCTACTTTCTTAGCCAAATTCAACCTCCAAGGTGACGACAGAAATGCGGCTTACATGGGTGGACTACAGTACTATTGGTCGGACTATGCGCCAGATTTAAATCGTCCGCTATTAATCAAAACTTCTAAAAAAGGCATCGACCAGGACTACACAGGCAGTGATGCAAACGTAACGTTTGACTGGCATATGGAAACAACAAAAGATATCAAACTTCGTCCCGATGGAGGTCCGACCCTCAATGCAGGAAATGATCAAAAAGGCCGATCAATGGGTTACCGATCGGTTAAATTTTACATGGATGTAAATGTGACAGCGGCAAACAATAGAAACCAAAGCAATGATGTACCCATCTTCCGTTATGCCGACATTTTGTTAATGAAAGCCGAAGCCATCCTCCGAGGAGCGGCACCTACAAATGGCGAAACACCGATGTCGCTGATGAATCAGATACGTACTTATGTCAATGCACCTGCTTTAACAGCCCAACCAACGTTAGCAGCGATATTGGACGAACGCGCACGAGAATTCTCAGATGAATCATGGCGAAGAAATGACCTGATCCGTTACGGAAAATTTGAAGAAGACTGGGGATTCAAATCCTTATACAGCGCAGGATTATCCGAACGCTTTCGCCGCATATTTCCGATCCCCAGACCGATCATGGAAGTCAACACAAAATGGAAACAGAATAGCGGATATTAA
- a CDS encoding FecR family protein, protein MRFRKNKTGKQQNRLDKQYIRKQLWKDPSIIDDIFPDQEWESHLGDADQFIPSTKMAHYIHDEISTESKQKQEKKNNNIYLKRFSYYAAAAALLLVSLGMWLWIKPAFDNNSPTLVEWQEKTDLKKDTSWVSVTNNQNSIQTYTLPDRSTVKLFAQSTIRYPQYFTDHSREIYLNGKAYFSVYKDGSRPFSVYASATKTTALGTSFTIDSRSSSKYISVQLHTGKIVVASIMAIPTFKNIFLKNAGESLSFDANMHLVAHHSGTVKKEASMSKSPSQNKPNGLLELNNIPLSEVFAALSTTYNTPIKIGKQDISKIQYTGSINPQLEQLQDVLAVICLINNLRYVQETDGSYTIYRQNEYSNDQL, encoded by the coding sequence ATGAGGTTCAGAAAAAACAAAACAGGCAAGCAGCAAAATCGTCTTGACAAGCAATACATACGTAAGCAACTATGGAAAGATCCATCCATAATTGATGATATATTTCCCGATCAAGAATGGGAATCACATCTGGGAGATGCCGACCAGTTTATCCCATCGACTAAAATGGCGCATTATATACATGACGAAATTAGCACGGAAAGTAAACAAAAACAGGAAAAGAAGAATAACAACATTTACCTCAAGCGATTTAGCTATTACGCGGCGGCTGCAGCATTGCTACTCGTATCGTTGGGCATGTGGCTATGGATAAAACCAGCTTTTGATAACAACAGTCCAACTTTAGTTGAGTGGCAGGAAAAAACAGATCTCAAAAAAGATACGAGCTGGGTTTCAGTAACCAATAACCAAAACTCAATCCAAACGTATACCCTGCCCGACCGATCTACGGTCAAACTATTTGCGCAGAGTACCATACGTTACCCGCAGTACTTCACAGATCACAGCCGGGAGATCTATTTAAATGGAAAAGCTTATTTTTCGGTATACAAAGATGGTTCCCGCCCATTTAGCGTATACGCCAGTGCAACAAAAACGACTGCCTTAGGTACATCCTTTACCATTGATTCGCGCAGCAGCTCAAAATATATATCTGTGCAATTACACACCGGAAAGATTGTTGTTGCATCTATAATGGCCATTCCTACATTTAAAAATATTTTCCTAAAAAATGCAGGTGAGTCCCTGTCTTTTGATGCAAACATGCATCTCGTAGCGCATCACAGCGGTACTGTAAAAAAAGAAGCAAGTATGAGCAAGTCCCCGAGTCAGAACAAGCCCAACGGCTTGCTTGAACTAAACAATATACCTTTGTCGGAGGTTTTTGCTGCCCTCAGCACGACTTATAACACGCCTATAAAAATAGGCAAACAGGACATTTCCAAAATCCAATACACTGGCAGTATAAACCCGCAACTTGAACAGTTACAAGACGTACTTGCAGTCATCTGTCTGATTAATAACCTGCGCTATGTACAAGAAACGGATGGTTCTTATACCATCTATCGTCAAAATGAATACAGCAACGATCAACTATAA
- a CDS encoding sigma-70 family RNA polymerase sigma factor, with protein sequence MEHIKAIKEDNHKVFNQIYEQYHQQIYSFIILKTRSEYISEEVTQLTFIKLWKQRKQLNEHLEIHIQIFGMARQVMIDLLRKESNRFKYEGESANTPFTDSLITAIESKDLLKIMEQDIENMPKMRRLVFELSRKQGLTHKEIAQLYSISPKTVEHHIGKALMQLKQHLYSIML encoded by the coding sequence ATGGAACATATTAAAGCGATAAAAGAAGATAACCATAAAGTTTTTAATCAGATCTATGAACAATATCACCAGCAGATTTATAGCTTTATTATACTGAAAACGCGTTCTGAATACATTTCTGAAGAAGTAACCCAACTCACGTTCATCAAACTATGGAAGCAACGTAAGCAATTAAATGAGCATCTAGAAATTCATATCCAAATTTTTGGAATGGCCAGACAAGTCATGATCGATCTGCTCCGAAAAGAGTCCAACCGTTTTAAATATGAAGGCGAATCGGCAAATACCCCATTCACGGACAGCTTAATTACTGCGATTGAAAGTAAAGATCTCTTGAAGATCATGGAGCAGGATATCGAAAATATGCCTAAAATGCGTCGCCTGGTATTTGAACTGAGTCGGAAACAAGGGTTAACACATAAAGAAATCGCACAACTCTACTCCATTTCTCCAAAAACGGTCGAACACCATATTGGTAAAGCCTTGATGCAACTCAAGCAGCATCTTTATTCGATTATGCTATAA
- a CDS encoding MarR family winged helix-turn-helix transcriptional regulator → MDIHSVLDPVGYIRTVYALKKDIEEWAEANLQDLWPGKFQLSYMQVLIHIDKDGTTNKLLAQQAQISKQAMSRIISHMVEKNVITIQPMSSDKRYSKIMLTDFGNQIVSESLVRVSQYFETISKDVDRTSIINSLSVLNSLIRK, encoded by the coding sequence ATGGATATTCATAGTGTTTTAGATCCCGTCGGCTATATCAGAACAGTGTATGCTTTAAAAAAAGATATTGAAGAATGGGCAGAGGCAAATTTGCAAGATCTTTGGCCTGGGAAGTTTCAATTATCTTATATGCAAGTGTTGATACACATCGATAAGGATGGTACCACCAATAAATTGTTGGCACAACAGGCGCAGATCTCGAAACAAGCGATGAGCCGGATTATATCTCATATGGTAGAAAAGAATGTTATTACAATTCAACCGATGTCTTCCGATAAGCGCTATTCAAAAATAATGTTAACAGATTTTGGTAATCAGATTGTTAGCGAATCACTTGTCCGTGTTAGTCAATATTTCGAAACGATTTCAAAAGACGTGGATCGAACATCTATCATAAACAGTTTATCAGTTTTAAACTCTCTTATCAGAAAATAA